One window of the Candoia aspera isolate rCanAsp1 chromosome 16, rCanAsp1.hap2, whole genome shotgun sequence genome contains the following:
- the BRINP1 gene encoding BMP/retinoic acid-inducible neural-specific protein 1 encodes MNWRVAEFLYFLFIWDHITVHPSHQEPAVTNQHVSKEFDWLISDRGPFHHSRSYLSFVERHRQGFTTRYKIYREFARWKVRNTAIERRDLLQNPVPLMPEFQRSIRLLGRRPTTQQFIDAIIKKYGTHILISATLGGEEALTMYMDKSRLDRKSGNATQSVESLHQLASSYFVDRDGTMRRLHEIQISTGAIKVTETRTGPLGCNSYDNLDSVSSVLLQSTESKLHLQGLQVIFPQYLQEKFVQSALSYIMCNGEGEYICRDSQCGCQCAEEFPQCNCPITDIQIMEYTLANMAKSWTEAYKDLENSDEFKSFMKKLPNNHFLTIGSIHQHWGNDWDLQNRYKILQSSMEAQRQKIQRTARKLFGLSIRCRHNPNHQLPRERTIQQWLSRVQSLLYCNENGFWGTFLESQRSCVCHGSTSLCQRPIPCIIGGNNSCAMCSLANISLCGSCNKGYRLSRGRCEPQNVDSERSEQFISFETDLDFQDLELKYLLQKMDSRLYVHTTFISNEIRLDTFFDPRWRRRMSLTLKSNKNRMDFIHMVIGISMRICQMRNSSLDPMFFVYVNPFSGSHSEGWNMPFGELGYPRWEKIRLQNSQCYNWTLLLGNRWKTFFETVHIYLRSRTRLPSLMRNETGQGPVDLSDPNKRQFYIKISDIQVFGYSLRFNADLLRSAVQQVNQSYTQGGQFYSSSSVMLLMLDIRDRINRLAPPVAPGKPQLDLFSCMLKHRLKLTNTEIIRVNHALDLYNTEILKQSDQMTAKLC; translated from the exons GGAGTTTGCCCGTTGGAAGGTGAGGAACACTGCCATCGAGCGGAGAGACCTGCTCCAGAACCCTGTCCCCTTGATGCCCGAGTTCCAGAGAAGCATACGCCTGCTGGGCAGGAGACCTACAACACAGCAGTTCATTGATGCCATCATCAAAAAATACGGCACCCACATCCTCATCTCTGCCACCTTAGGag GAGAGGAGGCCTTGACCATGTACATGGACAAAAGCCGACTTGACCGAAAGTCAGGCAATGCCACCCAAAGTGTTGAGTCCCTTCACCAGCTTGCCTCCTCATATTTTGTGGACCGGGATGGAACTATGAGGCGTCTTCATGAGATCCAGATCTCTACAGGAGCGATCAAG GTCACCGAAACGCGGACAGGCCCGCTGGGCTGTAACAGTTATGACAATCTGGACTCTGTGAGTTCTGTCCTTCTGCAAAGCACAGAGAGCAAACTCCATCTTCAAG gTCTCCAGGTCATCTTTCCTCAGTATTTACAAGAGAAATTTGTGCAGTCAGCATTGAGTTATATCATGTGCAATGGAGAGGGAGAATATATTTGCCGAGACAGTCAGTGTGGATGTCAGTGTGCTGAAGAATTCCCCCAGTGCAATTGCCCCATCACCGACATCCAGATAATGGAATATACCTTGGCCAACATGGCCAAATCTTGGACAGAGGCCTACAAAGATCTAGAGAATTCAG ATGAATTTAAGTCCTTCATGAAGAAACTACCTAACAACCATTTCCTGACCATTGGGAGCATCCATCAGCACTGGGGAAATGACTGGGACCTTCAGAACCGCTATAAGATCTTGCAGAGTTCTATGGAGGCCCAGCGCCAGAAGATCCAACGCACTGCCCGTAAACTTTTTGGCCTCAGCATCCGTTGTCGGCACAATCCTAACCACCAGCTGCCTAGGGAAAG GACAATCCAGCAGTGGCTCTCTCGAGTCCAGTCTTTGCTCTACTGCAATGAGAATGGGTTCTGGGGGACCTTTCTGGAGAGTCAACGGAGCTGTGTCTGCCATGGGAGCACCAGCCTGTGCCAACGGCCAATCCCATGCATCATTGGAGGCAACAACAGCTGTGCCATGTGTAGCTTGGCCAACATCTCTCTCTGTGGCTCATGCAACAAGGGCTACCGCCTCTCTCGGGGTCGCTGTGAGCCCCAGAATGTGGACTCTGAGCGCAGTGAGCAGTTCATCAGCTTCGAGACAGATTTGGACTTCCAGGACCTGGAGCTGAAATACCTCCTGCAAAAGATGGATTCTCGCCTGTATGTTCACACAACTTTCATCAGCAACGAGATCCGCCTGGACACTTTCTTTGACCCTAGGTGGCGCAGGCGCATGTCCCTTaccttaaagagcaacaagaaCCGGATGGACTTCATCCACATGGTAATTGGGATCTCCATGCGCATCTGCCAGATGCGCAACAGTAGCCTGGACCCCATGTTCTTTGTCTACGTTAACCCTTTCAGTGGGAGCCACTCAGAAGGCTGGAACATGCCGTTTGGAGAGTTGGGCTACCCCCGTTGGGAGAAAATCCGCCTGCAGAACAGCCAGTGCTACAACTGGACTCTCTTGCTGGGCAACCGGTGGAAAACATTTTTTGAGACTGTCCACATCTACCTACGTAGCCGGACTCGGTTGCCCTCCTTGATGCGCAATGAGACTGGCCAAGGGCCTGTGGACCTTTCTGATCCAAACAAGCGCCAGTTCTACATCAAAATTTCGGACATTCAAGTGTTTGGATACAGCTTGCGCTTCAACGCTGATCTGTTGCGCAGCGCTGTGCAACAAGTCAACCAGTCGTACACACAAGGCGGGCAGTTTTACTCCTCTTCCTCTGTCATGTTACTGATGTTGGATATACGGGACCGAATCAACAGATTGGCACCCCCAGTAGCGCCTGGCAAACCCCAGCTGGATCTCTTCTCTTGTATGCTCAAACACCGTCTGAAACTGACCAACACTGAGATCATCCGTGTGAACCACGCATTGGATTTGTACAACACCGAGATCCTCAAACAGTCAGATCAGATGACAGCCAAACTCTGCTAA